In Haloarchaeobius litoreus, the following are encoded in one genomic region:
- a CDS encoding alpha/beta fold hydrolase, with protein MQQVSHHGRTTTFEEFDRGGSGETVLFVHGSGGSRRLWKSQARLADEFTVVALDLSGHGGASDTDASAGFETLSAYADDVLAVVEAVEPSVLVGNSLGGAVALHILLERDAEFDGVVLAGTGAKLAVLDDLRDWLADDFERAIEFLHGTDRLFHSPDERLHELSKESMRACGRAVTERDFLTCHEFDVRGELGELDVPTLCVVGEYDQLTPPHYHDYLAEAMDGRVAVVEGAAHLTMLEQPDAFNSALARFVARVQQ; from the coding sequence ATGCAACAGGTCAGTCACCACGGTCGGACGACGACGTTCGAGGAGTTCGACCGTGGGGGGTCCGGGGAGACAGTACTGTTCGTACACGGGAGCGGTGGGAGTCGACGGCTCTGGAAGTCACAGGCCCGACTCGCCGACGAGTTCACCGTGGTCGCACTCGACCTCAGCGGGCACGGTGGGGCGAGCGACACCGACGCCAGCGCGGGCTTCGAGACACTGTCGGCGTACGCCGACGACGTGCTGGCCGTCGTCGAGGCGGTGGAGCCGAGCGTGCTCGTGGGGAACTCACTCGGCGGTGCCGTCGCCCTCCACATCCTCCTCGAACGCGACGCCGAGTTCGACGGCGTCGTCCTCGCCGGCACGGGCGCGAAGCTGGCGGTGCTGGACGACCTGCGCGACTGGCTCGCCGACGACTTCGAGCGCGCCATCGAGTTCCTGCACGGCACGGACCGGCTGTTCCACAGCCCGGACGAGAGGCTCCACGAACTGTCGAAGGAGAGCATGCGTGCCTGCGGTCGGGCGGTCACGGAGCGCGACTTCCTGACCTGCCACGAGTTCGACGTGCGCGGCGAGCTCGGTGAACTGGACGTGCCGACGCTCTGTGTCGTCGGCGAGTACGACCAGCTGACGCCGCCACACTACCACGACTACCTCGCCGAGGCGATGGACGGCCGCGTGGCCGTCGTCGAGGGCGCTGCCCACCTCACGATGCTGGAACAACCCGACGCGTTCAACAGCGCGCTCGCCCGGTTCGTGGCCCGTGTCCAGCAGTAG
- the bcp gene encoding thioredoxin-dependent thiol peroxidase codes for MLDIGAAAPDFELPDQNGDLVSLSDYRGQTVVLWFYPRANTEGCTMEACSFRDNWDAFEDRDIAVLGVSDDDVADLKTFEEDHDLPVRLLSDEHGEVATIYESYGEKQMFGNTFDGVFRNTYVIDEDGDIARVYEGVDPEAHAEEILADLD; via the coding sequence ATGCTCGACATCGGCGCGGCGGCTCCGGACTTCGAACTGCCGGACCAGAACGGTGACCTCGTATCGCTCTCCGACTACCGCGGACAGACGGTCGTCCTCTGGTTCTACCCCCGGGCGAACACCGAGGGCTGCACGATGGAGGCCTGCTCGTTCCGCGACAACTGGGACGCCTTCGAGGACCGCGACATCGCGGTGCTCGGCGTCAGCGACGACGATGTCGCCGACCTCAAGACGTTCGAGGAGGACCACGACCTGCCCGTCCGCCTGCTCTCGGACGAGCACGGCGAGGTCGCCACCATCTACGAGTCCTACGGCGAGAAACAGATGTTCGGCAACACGTTCGACGGCGTCTTCCGGAACACGTACGTCATCGACGAGGACGGCGACATCGCGCGCGTCTACGAGGGTGTCGACCCGGAAGCCCACGCCGAAGAGATCCTCGCGGACCTGGACTGA
- the panB gene encoding 3-methyl-2-oxobutanoate hydroxymethyltransferase, whose product MRSTVRDVREKAGDEPITMLTAYDAVTAEIVDEQGVDVILVGDSIGNTKLGHESTLPVTVDEMASATAAVSRATEDALVVADMPFLSYGHDEKESIENAGRMLKEAGAHAVKLESGPHTVELTERMSQLGIPVMAHLGLTPQRVNQLGYARQGTTEEAAAEMLDLAVAHEEAGAFSLVLEHVPANVAREVTEAVSMPTIGIGAGPHCDGQVLVVDDAVGLSSWTPSFVEEFGDVREAMADAVDGYREAVETGEFPAGEHSHVEDELDDIY is encoded by the coding sequence ATGCGATCTACGGTGCGTGACGTGCGAGAGAAGGCAGGTGACGAGCCGATCACGATGCTGACCGCGTACGACGCGGTGACGGCGGAGATCGTCGACGAGCAGGGCGTCGACGTGATCCTGGTGGGCGACAGCATCGGGAACACGAAGCTCGGGCACGAGTCGACGCTCCCGGTGACGGTGGACGAGATGGCGAGTGCGACGGCGGCCGTCTCGCGGGCGACCGAGGATGCGCTCGTCGTCGCCGACATGCCCTTCCTGAGCTACGGGCACGACGAGAAGGAGAGCATCGAGAACGCCGGGCGGATGCTGAAGGAGGCCGGTGCGCACGCGGTGAAGCTCGAATCCGGGCCGCACACCGTCGAGCTGACCGAGCGGATGAGCCAGCTCGGCATCCCGGTGATGGCCCACCTCGGGCTCACGCCCCAGCGTGTGAACCAGCTGGGCTACGCGCGACAGGGCACCACCGAGGAGGCCGCCGCGGAGATGCTGGACCTCGCGGTCGCCCACGAGGAGGCCGGGGCGTTCTCGCTGGTGCTGGAGCACGTGCCCGCGAACGTCGCCCGCGAGGTGACCGAGGCGGTGTCGATGCCGACCATCGGCATCGGCGCGGGGCCGCACTGCGACGGACAGGTGCTCGTCGTCGACGACGCCGTCGGGCTCTCGTCGTGGACGCCGTCGTTCGTCGAGGAGTTCGGCGACGTGCGCGAGGCGATGGCCGACGCCGTTGACGGGTACCGCGAGGCCGTCGAGACCGGCGAGTTCCCGGCCGGGGAGCACAGCCACGTCGAGGACGAGCTCGACGACATCTACTGA
- a CDS encoding DUF5827 family protein codes for MPVQKAEFDDLHPCDFYEPDELLETDQMYTVYEIARLLQGLDTDAELDRETEDVLLDWAIPWVITNADDLVVATPRSDDEPGYYGVDT; via the coding sequence ATGCCCGTTCAGAAGGCCGAGTTCGACGACCTCCATCCGTGTGATTTCTACGAGCCGGACGAGCTCCTCGAGACCGACCAGATGTACACCGTCTACGAGATCGCCCGTCTGCTGCAGGGGCTCGATACCGACGCCGAACTCGACCGCGAGACGGAGGACGTGCTGCTCGACTGGGCCATCCCGTGGGTCATCACCAACGCGGACGACCTCGTCGTCGCCACCCCGCGGTCCGACGACGAGCCCGGCTACTACGGCGTCGACACATGA
- a CDS encoding DUF7344 domain-containing protein, which produces MRTETTGPLSPEQLDQYHRALSNQWRRIVVSVLDRRRAVRLTELADEIVRRTDDDQSADRVALALRHCHLPLLADARVVEFDGETVRRRQPWFGTLSELNQRTAV; this is translated from the coding sequence ATGAGAACTGAAACGACGGGACCGCTGTCGCCGGAGCAGCTCGACCAGTACCACCGCGCGCTGTCCAACCAGTGGCGACGCATCGTCGTCTCGGTGCTGGACCGACGACGAGCGGTCCGTCTCACGGAACTGGCGGACGAGATCGTCAGGCGAACCGACGACGACCAGTCGGCCGACCGCGTGGCGCTCGCACTACGGCACTGTCACCTCCCGCTGCTGGCAGACGCCCGCGTCGTCGAATTCGACGGGGAGACCGTGCGACGGCGACAGCCCTGGTTCGGCACGCTCTCCGAGCTGAACCAGCGGACCGCCGTCTGA
- a CDS encoding HAD family hydrolase, whose product MTSDHAGVVYDLDGTLVELVVDWDAVAQDVQAVYADAGVAPVDRDLWTMLGEAREHGLYDDVEAAIAAHECDGARESHLLPYADELAHDGRPAAVCSLNCEAACRVALDTHDLTAHVDMVVGRDTVSTWKPDPAPLLHAVDGLGLAPENVLFVGDSERDAVTAERAGTDFQWVE is encoded by the coding sequence ATGACGAGCGACCACGCCGGCGTCGTGTACGACCTCGACGGGACGCTGGTCGAGCTGGTGGTCGACTGGGATGCAGTCGCACAGGACGTGCAGGCGGTGTACGCCGACGCGGGCGTCGCGCCGGTCGACCGGGACCTCTGGACGATGCTCGGCGAGGCGCGCGAGCACGGACTGTACGACGACGTGGAGGCAGCCATCGCGGCCCACGAGTGTGACGGTGCGCGCGAGTCCCACCTCCTCCCGTACGCGGACGAACTCGCCCACGATGGCCGCCCGGCCGCCGTCTGCTCGCTGAACTGCGAAGCCGCCTGTCGGGTCGCGCTCGACACCCACGACCTCACCGCGCACGTCGACATGGTGGTCGGTCGCGACACCGTCTCGACGTGGAAACCCGATCCGGCACCGCTGCTCCATGCGGTCGACGGTCTGGGGCTCGCGCCCGAGAACGTGCTCTTCGTCGGCGACTCGGAACGCGACGCCGTGACGGCCGAGCGCGCCGGCACCGACTTCCAGTGGGTCGAGTGA
- a CDS encoding cupin domain-containing protein, giving the protein MSYTTASTDDVDSVVPEEYGGMWFLRDALDTEALGVTVLELEPGAKGKEHDHADDGQEEVYVVVAGEVAIDLGNETVRVGEHEAIRLSADQTRQIHNDGDERARLVLAGTSP; this is encoded by the coding sequence ATGTCCTACACGACAGCCAGCACGGACGACGTTGACTCGGTCGTCCCCGAGGAGTACGGCGGCATGTGGTTCCTCAGGGACGCCCTCGACACCGAGGCACTGGGCGTGACCGTCCTCGAACTCGAACCGGGCGCGAAGGGCAAGGAGCACGACCACGCGGACGACGGCCAGGAGGAGGTGTACGTCGTCGTCGCGGGCGAGGTCGCCATCGACCTCGGCAACGAGACGGTCCGCGTCGGCGAGCACGAGGCCATCCGGCTGTCGGCGGACCAGACGCGCCAGATACACAACGACGGGGACGAGCGCGCCCGGCTCGTCCTCGCCGGGACGAGCCCGTAA
- a CDS encoding DUF5822 domain-containing protein, which yields MSDADAAEGEPEPVSNPEQAVDAATPSDEQEDGVDYAWVMRTTFVVTILVGVPLVTLLSVPVSLPTWNARAEFAVRVGAVVWFVTAIGVYVYASRNR from the coding sequence GTGAGCGATGCAGACGCCGCGGAGGGCGAGCCAGAGCCCGTCAGCAACCCGGAGCAGGCGGTCGACGCGGCCACACCCAGCGACGAGCAGGAGGACGGCGTCGACTACGCGTGGGTGATGCGGACGACGTTCGTCGTCACCATCCTCGTGGGCGTCCCGCTGGTGACACTGCTCTCGGTGCCGGTCTCGCTGCCGACGTGGAACGCGCGCGCCGAGTTCGCGGTCCGGGTCGGTGCCGTGGTCTGGTTCGTCACCGCCATCGGCGTCTACGTGTACGCGTCACGGAACCGCTGA
- a CDS encoding MBL fold metallo-hydrolase, protein MIPNLAAGVRAFTSNAFLVDGDRRVLVDTGANFDITERVAEHGGIDAVVMTHTHPDHVGNLDDVKREFDVRAWGFDTDEPGIDEPIADEGTVRLGDHDYVALHTPGHKNDHLCFYSADAGVLFAGDLVFQNGSFGRTDLEEGDHSLLVESIDRVLEVVDEDLDEMHVGHGPSMTDQPYSHIELAARMARSAGP, encoded by the coding sequence ATGATACCGAACCTCGCCGCTGGCGTGCGGGCGTTCACGAGCAACGCGTTCCTGGTCGACGGTGACCGCCGCGTGCTCGTCGACACGGGCGCGAACTTCGACATCACGGAGCGGGTCGCAGAGCACGGCGGTATCGACGCCGTCGTGATGACGCACACGCACCCGGACCACGTCGGCAACCTCGACGACGTGAAACGGGAGTTCGACGTGCGGGCGTGGGGCTTCGACACGGACGAGCCGGGCATCGACGAGCCCATCGCCGACGAGGGGACGGTCCGTCTCGGCGACCACGACTACGTCGCGCTCCACACACCCGGACACAAAAACGACCATCTCTGCTTCTACAGCGCGGACGCTGGCGTGCTGTTCGCGGGCGATCTCGTGTTCCAGAACGGGAGCTTCGGCCGGACCGACCTCGAGGAGGGTGACCACTCGCTGCTCGTCGAGAGCATCGACCGCGTGCTCGAGGTCGTCGACGAGGACCTCGACGAGATGCACGTCGGGCACGGGCCGTCGATGACGGACCAGCCGTACAGCCACATCGAACTGGCGGCCCGGATGGCCCGGTCGGCGGGCCCCTAA
- a CDS encoding CDC48 family AAA ATPase, which translates to MKLTVKPLKQKDAGRGLAAIDRGSMAELGLENGDYIRLDGKQDATTVARVWPGYPEDQGQGVVRIDGRLRQQANVGIDDRIEVEKADVKPATSVTVALPQNLRIRGNIGPLVRDKLSGQAVTSGQTVPFSLSFGPMGGSGQSVPLKIASTDPSGTVIITDSTDIQISETPAEQVGPAGEGGTDGAPNVTYEDIGGLDDELDQVREMIELPMRHPELFQQLGIEPPKGVLLHGPPGTGKTLIAKAVANEIDAHFHTISGPEIMSKYYGESEEQLREVFEEAEENAPAIVFIDEIDSIASKRGEASGDVERRVVAQLLSLMDGLEERGQVTVIAATNRVDALDPALRRGGRFDREIEIGVPDTGGRLEILQVHTRGMPLSDSVELEEYAENTHGFVGADIASLAKESAMNALRRIRPELDLEQEEIDAEVLENLKVTERDFKEAMKSVKPSAMREVFVEVPDVTWNDVGGLEDTKERLRETIQWPLDYGDVFQAMDLEAARGVLMYGPPGTGKTLLAKAVANEANSNFISIKGPELLNKYVGESEKGVREVFDKARSNAPTVIFFDEIDSIATERGSRTGDSGVGERVVSQLLTELDGLEDLEDVVVIATTNRPDLMDDALLRPGRLDRHVHVPVPDEEGRKRIFEVHTRNKPLADDVDLEDLAARTEGYVGADIEAVCREASLAATREFINSVEPEEMAESVGNVRITADHFEQAMDEVVASVTQEVKDRYEEIEKRFGREEVLTEEEQLGRTFQ; encoded by the coding sequence ATGAAACTCACCGTCAAACCCCTCAAGCAGAAGGACGCGGGGCGCGGGCTCGCCGCCATCGACAGAGGCTCGATGGCCGAGCTCGGCCTCGAGAACGGCGACTACATCCGCCTCGACGGCAAGCAGGACGCGACGACCGTCGCCCGCGTCTGGCCCGGCTACCCCGAGGACCAGGGGCAGGGCGTCGTCCGCATCGACGGACGCCTTCGCCAGCAGGCCAACGTCGGCATCGACGACCGCATCGAGGTCGAGAAGGCCGACGTGAAGCCCGCCACGAGCGTCACCGTCGCGCTCCCGCAGAACCTCCGTATCCGCGGGAACATCGGCCCGCTCGTCCGCGACAAGCTCAGTGGGCAGGCCGTCACCAGCGGGCAGACCGTCCCGTTCTCGCTGTCGTTCGGTCCGATGGGCGGGAGCGGCCAGTCCGTCCCGCTGAAGATCGCCTCGACCGACCCCTCCGGGACGGTCATCATCACGGACTCGACCGACATCCAGATCTCCGAGACGCCCGCCGAGCAGGTCGGTCCCGCCGGCGAGGGTGGCACCGATGGTGCCCCGAACGTGACCTACGAGGACATCGGTGGCCTCGACGACGAACTCGACCAGGTCCGCGAGATGATCGAGCTGCCGATGCGCCACCCCGAACTGTTCCAGCAGCTCGGCATCGAACCGCCGAAGGGCGTCCTCCTGCACGGCCCGCCGGGCACCGGCAAGACGCTCATCGCGAAGGCCGTCGCCAACGAGATCGACGCCCACTTCCACACCATCTCCGGGCCGGAGATCATGTCGAAGTACTACGGCGAGAGCGAGGAGCAGCTCCGCGAGGTTTTCGAGGAGGCCGAGGAGAACGCCCCGGCCATCGTCTTCATCGACGAGATCGACTCCATCGCCAGCAAGCGCGGGGAGGCCTCGGGCGACGTGGAGCGCCGCGTCGTCGCCCAGCTGCTCAGCCTGATGGACGGCCTCGAAGAGCGCGGGCAGGTCACCGTCATCGCGGCGACCAACCGCGTCGACGCGCTCGATCCCGCGCTCCGCCGCGGCGGCCGGTTCGACCGCGAGATCGAGATCGGCGTCCCCGACACCGGTGGCCGCCTGGAGATCCTCCAGGTCCACACCCGCGGGATGCCGCTCTCGGACAGCGTCGAACTCGAGGAGTACGCCGAGAACACGCACGGTTTCGTCGGTGCCGACATCGCCAGCCTGGCCAAGGAGTCGGCGATGAACGCGCTCCGGCGCATCCGGCCCGAGCTCGACCTCGAACAGGAGGAGATCGACGCCGAGGTGCTGGAGAACCTGAAGGTGACGGAGCGGGACTTCAAGGAGGCGATGAAGTCGGTCAAGCCGTCGGCGATGCGCGAGGTGTTCGTCGAGGTCCCCGACGTCACGTGGAACGACGTCGGTGGACTGGAGGACACCAAAGAGCGCCTCCGCGAGACCATCCAGTGGCCGCTCGACTACGGCGACGTGTTCCAGGCGATGGACCTCGAAGCCGCCCGCGGCGTGCTGATGTACGGCCCGCCCGGGACCGGCAAGACGCTGCTCGCGAAGGCCGTCGCCAACGAGGCCAACAGCAACTTCATCTCCATCAAGGGGCCGGAGCTGCTGAACAAGTACGTCGGCGAGTCGGAGAAGGGCGTCCGCGAGGTGTTCGACAAGGCACGCTCGAACGCCCCGACGGTCATCTTCTTCGACGAGATCGACTCCATCGCCACGGAGCGCGGTTCGCGGACCGGTGACTCCGGCGTCGGCGAGCGCGTCGTCTCACAGCTCCTGACGGAGCTCGACGGGCTGGAGGACCTGGAGGACGTCGTCGTCATCGCGACGACGAACCGCCCGGACCTGATGGACGACGCGCTGTTGCGCCCCGGGCGGCTGGACCGCCACGTCCACGTGCCCGTCCCCGACGAGGAGGGCCGCAAGCGCATCTTCGAGGTGCACACCCGCAACAAGCCGCTCGCGGACGATGTGGACCTCGAGGACCTCGCCGCGCGCACCGAGGGCTACGTCGGTGCCGACATCGAGGCGGTCTGCCGCGAGGCGTCGCTCGCCGCGACCCGCGAGTTCATCAACTCCGTCGAGCCGGAGGAGATGGCCGAATCCGTCGGCAACGTCCGCATCACTGCCGATCACTTCGAGCAGGCGATGGACGAGGTGGTGGCGAGCGTCACCCAGGAGGTCAAGGATCGCTACGAGGAGATCGAGAAGCGCTTCGGCCGCGAAGAGGTCCTGACGGAGGAAGAGCAGCTCGGCCGGACGTTCCAGTAA
- a CDS encoding ATPase, producing MRLLVAGGTRVDAGKTTFSTGLCEYLDATGYKPRAGNDHWFDHDDYLTAVTEGRLYGKDAKRLAAASPGHRRPETLNPLHRLWRPAPGNDTGIIGASHRQFVLDRVGDEFVVNERADVPDDAREHLPLEDARSVRTLDGLNAVMEELHAPALAEIRETVDAADRAVVESYADIALPLQNVAFDAVAVVEPERARVYDGGRYGRACEAVSGSPREGRLEERVEDVLSFCDPLASCALPALSTDERSHPATVADAYEVAYEALVTAALS from the coding sequence ATGAGGCTCCTCGTCGCCGGCGGCACCCGCGTCGACGCCGGCAAGACCACCTTCTCGACCGGCCTCTGCGAGTACCTCGACGCCACGGGGTACAAGCCACGCGCCGGCAACGACCACTGGTTCGACCACGACGACTACCTCACCGCCGTCACGGAGGGCCGACTGTACGGCAAGGACGCGAAGCGCCTCGCCGCCGCGAGCCCCGGTCACCGCCGGCCGGAGACGCTGAACCCGCTCCACCGGCTCTGGCGACCCGCACCGGGGAACGACACCGGCATCATCGGGGCGAGCCACCGCCAGTTCGTGCTCGACCGGGTCGGCGACGAGTTCGTCGTCAACGAGCGCGCCGACGTGCCGGACGACGCCCGCGAGCACCTGCCCCTCGAGGACGCCCGCAGCGTGCGGACGCTCGACGGTCTCAACGCTGTGATGGAGGAGCTGCACGCGCCGGCGCTCGCGGAGATACGGGAGACGGTCGATGCGGCGGACAGGGCGGTCGTCGAGTCCTACGCGGACATCGCACTGCCGCTCCAGAACGTCGCCTTCGACGCCGTCGCCGTCGTCGAGCCCGAGCGGGCTCGGGTGTACGATGGCGGGCGGTACGGACGGGCCTGCGAGGCCGTCAGCGGGAGTCCACGCGAGGGACGGCTGGAGGAACGCGTCGAGGACGTGCTGTCGTTCTGCGACCCGCTCGCGAGCTGTGCGCTCCCCGCGCTCTCGACCGACGAGCGCTCGCACCCGGCGACGGTCGCCGACGCGTACGAGGTGGCCTACGAGGCGCTCGTGACGGCCGCGCTCTCCTGA
- a CDS encoding DUF7127 family protein has protein sequence MNIQDFTAEDERFVRQYSYDDARVVAVDLADEFVGGSVDVIGDTVVVVGGGTEQYELDVPGVSQAFIRNGVLTIEVEVDA, from the coding sequence ATGAACATCCAAGACTTCACTGCGGAGGACGAGCGCTTCGTCCGGCAGTACTCGTACGACGACGCTCGCGTCGTGGCTGTGGACCTCGCGGACGAATTCGTCGGCGGCTCCGTCGACGTCATCGGCGACACGGTCGTCGTCGTCGGCGGCGGGACCGAGCAGTACGAGCTCGATGTCCCCGGTGTCTCGCAAGCGTTTATCAGAAACGGCGTCCTCACTATCGAAGTGGAGGTCGACGCATGA
- a CDS encoding PAS domain S-box protein has translation MSSLIVTDALRETLSVFDTRSPGTPLTTTEVATELDSGRRSTFDKLDRLADGGYLATKAVGSRGRVWWRPVGELGVADQWVDGAFLLLDATGRVHYVTDRAAELLGVAAETMLDTTVWVSVPEFEAAEFEASIEEATADPATTTGQLWSSRLDRGLGYRLLPTASGLRLSLRDVTERMERERRLERYELIAETARDGIYLVDRTGHFTMVNEAYAEMTGYDREELVGSHVSLLVDEETIETASRYDERLRADECQTARFEADLVRKDGSTLRAEATFAVLDDGDGHVERVGVVRDVSDRVERERELERYRTIVETVDDGIYVLDGEYRFTQVNDAYVDITGYDRDELLGAHCSLVVGDALSERAAARSRELAASDDRSARLEAPVHRRDGTQLVAESKFTPLTDEAGTFQGTVGVVRDMSDRIRRERILKRQRSQLAALDSLNTVARQVTQSVIEQSTRADVERTVCEVLTDSESYTLAWVGQVDRASGTVTPRLVSPTRAAPENLPVVADTLSEGPIGRATETGTMQVTTDIASVAPADGWEDPVDAEGLQFAAVIPVVHEATLYGLVCVYTDRETAFSPAERDVIAGLGEIIGQAIAAIERKRALMSDEVVELEFRLSDLGAMLGIEMPADGRVEIGQTIPLGGDEFLVYATANETGLGIVEAAESAFDHWESVESFDSRHDEAHLQIRLSEPPVSARIAEFGGRIQQVVFADDAAQFVVQTEPGTDVRPVIEIIDETFSTTELVRRRQFTRVDGPRPRTDDDVLDRLTDRQRTVLFAARNAGFFEQPRTQSGTEIADNMGISATTFHQHLRAALRELTASVFADG, from the coding sequence ATGTCGTCGCTCATCGTGACGGACGCGTTACGGGAGACACTGTCCGTCTTCGACACACGGAGTCCGGGAACACCGCTGACGACCACGGAGGTCGCGACGGAACTCGACTCGGGCAGGCGGAGCACGTTCGACAAGCTCGACCGGCTCGCCGACGGTGGCTACCTCGCCACCAAGGCGGTCGGGTCCCGCGGTCGCGTCTGGTGGCGGCCCGTCGGAGAGCTGGGGGTCGCCGACCAGTGGGTGGACGGCGCGTTCCTGCTGCTCGACGCGACCGGCAGGGTCCACTACGTCACCGACCGGGCGGCGGAGCTGCTCGGGGTGGCCGCCGAAACCATGCTGGACACGACGGTCTGGGTGAGCGTCCCGGAGTTCGAGGCGGCCGAATTCGAGGCGTCCATCGAGGAGGCGACGGCCGACCCGGCGACCACGACGGGCCAGCTGTGGTCGTCACGACTCGACAGGGGGCTCGGCTACAGGCTCCTTCCCACGGCGTCCGGGCTCCGGCTGTCTCTCCGCGACGTGACCGAACGGATGGAACGCGAGCGCCGACTCGAACGCTACGAACTCATCGCCGAGACGGCCCGCGACGGCATCTACCTCGTCGACCGGACGGGGCACTTCACGATGGTGAACGAGGCGTACGCCGAGATGACGGGCTACGACCGCGAGGAGCTGGTCGGTTCGCACGTCTCGCTCCTGGTGGACGAGGAGACCATCGAGACCGCTTCCAGGTACGACGAGCGGCTGCGCGCCGACGAGTGCCAGACGGCACGGTTCGAGGCAGATCTGGTGCGGAAAGACGGGTCGACACTCAGGGCGGAGGCGACGTTCGCCGTCCTGGACGACGGCGACGGGCATGTGGAGCGGGTCGGCGTCGTCCGGGACGTGAGCGACCGCGTCGAACGTGAGCGCGAACTCGAACGCTATCGGACCATCGTCGAGACCGTCGACGACGGCATCTACGTGCTCGACGGCGAGTACCGGTTCACACAGGTGAACGACGCGTACGTCGACATCACCGGCTACGACCGCGACGAACTGCTCGGCGCGCACTGCTCGCTCGTCGTGGGCGACGCCCTCTCGGAACGAGCCGCGGCCCGGTCTCGGGAACTGGCCGCGAGCGACGACCGGTCCGCACGGCTGGAAGCGCCGGTACACCGGAGGGACGGCACCCAGCTGGTCGCCGAGAGCAAGTTCACCCCGCTCACCGACGAAGCGGGCACGTTCCAGGGAACTGTCGGCGTGGTACGAGACATGTCGGACCGCATCCGACGGGAGCGCATCCTGAAACGGCAACGCAGCCAGCTCGCTGCCCTCGACAGTCTGAACACGGTCGCCCGGCAGGTAACCCAGTCGGTCATCGAGCAGTCGACGCGTGCGGACGTCGAACGGACGGTGTGCGAGGTGCTCACCGACTCCGAGTCGTACACGCTCGCCTGGGTCGGGCAGGTCGACCGCGCCTCCGGGACGGTCACGCCACGCCTCGTCTCTCCGACCAGGGCCGCCCCGGAGAACCTCCCCGTCGTCGCCGACACGCTGTCCGAGGGACCCATCGGCCGAGCCACGGAGACGGGGACGATGCAGGTGACGACCGACATCGCGTCGGTCGCACCGGCGGACGGGTGGGAGGACCCCGTCGACGCGGAGGGGCTCCAGTTCGCCGCGGTCATCCCCGTCGTGCACGAGGCGACGCTGTACGGGCTCGTCTGTGTGTACACGGACCGGGAGACGGCGTTCTCGCCGGCTGAGCGCGACGTCATCGCCGGCCTCGGCGAGATCATCGGCCAGGCCATCGCGGCCATCGAGCGCAAGCGGGCGCTGATGAGCGACGAGGTCGTCGAACTGGAGTTCCGGCTCTCGGACCTCGGCGCAATGCTCGGCATCGAGATGCCCGCCGACGGTCGGGTCGAGATCGGTCAGACCATCCCGCTCGGCGGCGACGAGTTCCTCGTCTACGCCACCGCGAACGAGACCGGCCTCGGGATCGTCGAGGCGGCCGAGTCGGCGTTCGACCACTGGGAGTCGGTGGAGTCCTTCGACTCCCGGCACGACGAAGCCCACCTCCAGATCCGGCTCTCGGAGCCGCCAGTCAGCGCGCGGATCGCGGAGTTCGGCGGCCGCATCCAGCAGGTCGTCTTCGCCGACGACGCCGCCCAGTTCGTCGTCCAGACCGAACCCGGAACCGATGTCAGACCGGTCATCGAGATAATCGACGAGACGTTCTCCACGACCGAACTGGTGCGCCGACGGCAGTTCACCCGGGTCGACGGGCCGCGGCCGCGGACCGACGACGACGTGCTCGACAGGCTCACGGACCGACAGCGGACCGTCCTGTTCGCGGCGCGCAACGCCGGGTTCTTCGAACAGCCGCGCACACAGAGCGGGACGGAGATAGCCGATAACATGGGTATCTCGGCGACGACGTTCCACCAGCACCTCCGCGCGGCGCTGCGAGAACTGACAGCGTCGGTGTTCGCGGACGGTTAG